CAAGCCTGGAGCTGTTATAACAGCGCAGGGAGTCTCCGGTGAACGTCTTCATAAACAGGAGATGAGGGTAAACGTGGTTCAGTCCAGCGTGAAGGGAGACATCCGTTCTACTGTCATTGAACCCCCTGGACCAAACAAGACTGTACCAgtgaggatgggggggggggggggggggtaaatcAGACACATAACATGGGGGGGAGGCTGGTTAACTGGTCAACAGAAGCCAGAGGCATCAGAAACTTCCCTAGCTTTGGTTCTGATGGCAAGATTAGTAGAGACTGACACAGAGATAATTGAGAAAACTTCATTACACCACTGAGCCAGTTCAACAGGCCAGCAGGAAATTTTAAGAAAGGAGGGGTCCACTCTGCACCACTTATTACAAGGGCTATCGGAAATGAAAGAGAGCAGAACTGGACAGTGACTGCAATGGGAACGCAATAAAGATAACTATCCTCACTATCAGCACATGGATCAGATGAGCTTAATAGCGGCCGGATACCCACAGCCAGTTGGCAATCATGTTCTTTCGCAATGGAAACAGTAATGAGCAATCCACATTGTTACATGTCACTTGGAAACTGAGGCGGTGCTAAAGATGCAAAAGGCAAAAAATGTGTCGAGAGGTTTGCAACAGGGGAGAAGGACTTTCTAACAAGGGAAGGTATGAGAGAGACTGAAAATGCAAGCACTGCAATATAGTATAAGGGGCCctgttgtgtttaatttgtgtctttattgtgaatgaagcacctcttttcaccctctgtctgaaaccagagcccagtctgctttgtttggttagctggccatctctgttgtgattggtaaagcacttagagatgtcctgaCCCTTAGCTTCTGAaactacaatgtgttggagcactagccaatagaagcgtgagtgttacgctgtgatgtcactatgtttgaCACTGAAGGGTGCGTTCAAATAAATCTGCTGAAGGTGAAACGTTCCTCTGAGTTTCAGAAATGCCATCAAAGCTATTGaaatttaagtgtgtgttgaaAGTTTAACTCTATaccaaattaataaaacaagaattgactttttttgtgaaatCTTTGAATAACTAAAATCTAAGGAGAATGAGCGGATGCGATAAAACGTgcttaaagcaacattttatatattgttatcATTGAAAACATGGGAATCTAATATGGGCTTCATATGGATTATTCCAAATAACATGAAATCTATCCTAGAGATAAATGCAGAGAACATCCTCAGATTGTTGCTAAAAATGATCCACAATTTTTTGAAGGCAGAATGACATGCTTgtatacaaacagaaacacacttaaCTCCTCCTTTGATAAATATTAATGATTATAATCAGTTCCTCGCAGCCTGAAGGGTCTGTTCAGTTTTACATTACACTTTAAGCATGCACTGAACATGAACAAATTAGGCCTTGTGATTCTTCGAGCAAAGCATTCAGATAAACAATTTTAAACACTTCATCATTGCACAAGTAATTGCTTAGCATGGCGAGAGCAAACAGCATTCCAGTGTGTTGGTCAATGTTCCTATTGCAGTaaaagctgctttttaaaaaaacaaagtattaCCCCTCTTACTTCTCTGaaatgcatcatttatttatcttgtgacttttaatttaaaacatgcttTCTTAACATTATGCCCATTACATGAGTGGGAGGACCTGTGGTTATGTGGAGGATAATACAATGGAGAAGGGCTTGGCTACCCACTGCAAAAAATAATTAGCCATCATAATGAACTGTAAAAAAATCTCAAAGgcaagaaggagaagaaggaaagaaacaacactggcattcatttattttctgggcaaatgtatgttttcattttaataagcCTTTAGCCTATAGTGGCAATGTACATTATAGAAAATGTGACTTAGTTTGCACTGGAATAATGGAAACATCTAATTatgataataacaaaacatagATTATgatattactttattaaataatgtgttttaatgtcgTGCTTATACAGTTTGTGGTTCACATGCTGTGTTAGTAATTATCCCTGCACCAAATTTTGAGGTGTGATATTTCTTGCAGTGTGTCTGCTTTACGCACGCGTCTGTAATTCGATTCGAGTTTAAAAAGCCCCGGCAGCAGCCACAAGTTACAGAGCAACGGATTCCTTTCGGTGAACATCAGGTAGCTCCATATACGGGTTGGAGAGGCACTTCGTGGCCACTCTGGCACTGAATCTGCTAGGGCGCACAGAGGGGCAGTGCCATGCACACTCCTGACTATGCTCTGCTCCTGAGCGAAGGGAACCAGTCTATGGTCTTCAATACCGGTGGTGACCTAACTATGGAGAAACCTGGAAACAACACCGTCCACACGAACGGATCCGATCCATACGCGCGAAATGAGGAGGTGGCCCAGATTGAGATCATGGTCCTGAGCATCACCTTCGTGGTTGCTGTGGTGGGGAATGTGAGCGTCCTGCTGGCAATGTTCAACACGAAAAAGAAGATGTCGCGGATGCACCTTTTCATCAAACACCTGAGCCTGGCTGACCTGGTGGTCGCCTTCTTCCAGGTGCTGCCACAGCTCTGCTGGAAAATCACCTTCCGCTTCTACGGTCCAGACTTTCTCTGCAGGATCGTCAAGCACCTCCAGGTGATGGGGATGTTCGCCTCCACTTatatgatggtgatgatgaccCTGGACCGTTACATTGCCATCTGCCACCCGCTGAAAACCCTGCAGCAGCCCACGCAGCGCTCATACATCATGATCGTCTCCACGTGGATGTGCAGCCTGGTGTTCAGCACTCCGCAGTACTTCATCTTCTCCCTGAGCCAGATACATAACGACTCGAAGATTCAGGACTGCTGGGGGCACTTTATCGAGCCGTGGGGCACCAAGGCGTACATAACCTGGATAACTGTGGGCATCTTCCTCATTCCCGTGGTGATTCTCATTATGTGCTACGGGTTCATCTGCCACAGCATatggaaaaatatcaaatacaagaaaaggaaaacgATATCTGGTGCTGCGAGCAAGAACGGATTGATTGTGAAGAATTCAGTCAGCAGCGTGACAACTATTTCAAGAGCAAAACTGAGGACTGTTAAAATGACACTTGTGATCGTGTTGGCGTACATTGTCTGCTGGGCTCCGTTTTTCATAGTGCAGATGTGGTCCGTGTGGGATGAGAATTTCCAGTGGGCTGGTGAGTgctaaatcaattaaatgtaattatgatCACGGCATTTTAAACAGTTTACAGCTTTAGGAATGTTTTCAAAACATTACAGCCCAGATAAAGAACCTGGTCACTTGCACCAACACAATAACTCACTGTGCGCAAACACATACGCACAGCCTTTACGCAGGGTCATATTTGGCacacacaaccaaaaacacacctAAAAAGAGTTCAAATCAATAGATTAAGAAGAACAATGTTTAAATAGACtgttttaaacaacatttacataacATAACCTAGTCAGGCACTGTGAGCCTTTAGTCCTGTCTTAGTTTTAATGAAGATGTTACATGATATGTCTACTACATATTATTTtagacatttctttgttttcataatGTTTAGTAAGTTTAGTCTTATATTCTGCCTGATAAATATTCTTTCTTGAAACTCAATGTAATTGGGTGATATAGTTACTCTAGCTTGGTGCTTTTGTTTGAACTTTTCTGGGACAGAATCCACTTGCAGCAAACAGATTAGATCACTAATATCAAGAGAATGACACCTGATCCAAAAAgtctttcaaaatgtgttattacaaCAGAAACTTAAACTTTTTGGCCATGTGCATCTGGTAAATTTCTCTTgtttgataaaagaaaaacatatttttcatttgacaCCAGATAAATTATCTTTCAcagtcaattttttttttttgcagccagCCTGAACCAGATGTTTTGTAGATTAATcatctctttcctctttcctctctctgttctccagATTCTGAGAACACAGCAGTGACTCTGTCTGCGCTCCTTGCCAGTCTCAACAGCTGCTGTAACCCTTGGATATACATGATCTTCAGTGGTCACCTCCTCCAAGATTTTGTGCACTGCTTCTCCTGCTTCCAAAGAATGAACACTGACTTCAAGAAGGAGGACTCAGACAGCAGTATCCGAAGAACAACATTACTGACCAGGATGACCAATCGCAGCCCTACAGGCAGTCAGAATAACTCGAGAGAGATGGACTTTTCTCCAAAATCCTCCATTCAGGCGGAGTAAATATACAGCCAGGCAAATCTGTTTACTGTCATGGGAATGAAATTATATCTGGGAGTGGCATCAAGGTACACATACAAAATCAAGTCTGGGCATGACTGACAGTTACCGACATTTCTGCGAAAGTCCACAACTATAAAGCAAATCAAGCTTTTTGCATGGAAATTTGGAAACAGAGTGAAGAAATATGATTGTGCAACACGGAGAGACAGTACagacatgtatttatgtttactCGCAGAATTCTGTGTGCAAATATGTTATATTTCAAGTAACCTCAGCATAGCTATTGCAAAACACGGGAAAGGAACtgaaaaaatagttttattccCACATTTTCAAGCTTGTATGACAccccatttgtttttaaaagcccAAAATGCTGAGAATTGTGTTTAACCTAATTCTGTTGCATTCTGTTGAATTCCTTGAGCATTTGGCTGCCCCAATTACTGTGGTCCCATGATTTCCCTTTAGATATTTTTAGGGGAAAACTAATTTCCAGGAAAACTCATGCTCTTAATGATGGTTGTGTTTGCAGTGCCACAGAACACCCCTTCCTGTTAGAGTGTTTCCAGAGATTAAACGTACATGGCAGCCAGGAGGTGTGTTGTGGTCGAAGCAACTCTTCCAGACCGCCTGCTTTTAAGAAACCGAAGCAGACACCTCATCCACTCGGGTTCAGCAttccattttgttgtttttctcagaaCCGCACATCCAGTGGCTTTGAAGTTTCCTTTGACCTGTGACAAAAGCTTTAGGTTACATATATAAATCATGCCATTGCGTGCAACCAACTTTTTTACTAATTATTTCATGCTGCAGCTGGCAGTCCTTTGTGTGGGTCTCTAAATATAGCTTTCATATTTCAGCACAGACAGAGGGAAACCCCCCCTCAAACAGAAGGACATTGCAGGGGTCTACCCACCGCCCCACAGACCCCTCCCTCCCACTGCTTTCTCCAAATGTTGTGGAGAAGCTCACACATTCCACACTCTCAACGTCAACACACTTcctgatttttcttttctgacaTCCTGCCTAGTTGGGGGGTCTTTCTTTGGGTTTCATTTGCACTTCAGACTAAAACAATCTTCTGCACATTAATGCATAATAGTTCTTAGACCACTATGACCACATATAtgttataaagacatttctATCTGACTGTAAAGTACATGTGTATATAAAAGGGTTGTAAATAGGAATAATATATGTAAATCTGTTCAACATGAATTATATTTGTCGGTAATGCTTTGTGTACATTGAAGATAATCTAAATATCCTATAAATATATGTTGCAAAATACATATTGATGCACTGATGATAACTATAGGACACTGGCGTTTACTCTTGTTATCACAACCCCAGCACAAATAGCtgctttgtttatgtttcgTGCAGTTGCTACACAACCAAAAATCTGTGGTGTTGTTTTTGCTGAAAATTGAGCAATTTTAAACTTATATGTCTAGCCAATCAAAGCACTAAAAACCTGCCAAGCTCTTGATTCATGCCATTATTATGAACTTTCAATTGCAAACAAAGTAAGGAATAAGTTATGTGAATGGGTTGCTTTTGGTCAACAAGCTGTAGTGTCAactctcaataaaaaaaacaaatgtgtaagcttgtaaatctgtTGAATGTATATCATCTGtgtaacttttaaaaaacacacaaagaaagacagatcTCTAAATCATCAAGGGAAAATAAAGCCAAATCTGCATTGCTCCATACCCTCATTTGtgaccctttttaaaaaaaattagtAGTGTGATTTAGCaacatcatttcatttcctaATGTGAAATTATTATAGTCCAATTTTGTTACCAAatgattctgaaaaaaacaaatgattgaccTCTTTGTGTAATGCAGTGGTATCACTTCATCCAGCAGCTCTTGTGAACTTTATTGCATTAGTAAATAATTCCTACAACATTTCTAACATTATAATCAGTAACCATGCCATCTTTCCACAGTACTCTACTAATATAAATTCTCCTGGAGAGCTGGAGATATCGACCCATTTCCCTTATAGAAACTAAACCCCCCTTGATCCTCCAGGATTCAGTTTATCGCCGACCCTCTGACCTTATAACATAAAGGTCCTATCGCACAGTCGTATGGGAAATCCTACAGGAAATATTGTGAGCTATTTAAATAATGCATAGGAAGGTAAGGCCTACCATAGAGGATAGAGGTGTTTATTGTaggcaataaaaaaagagaataaaacaagCACCAGGCAATCCCGGCTGGTATCAACGGGGATAACGCAGCCCACATCTCCGCTCCAGGTGCTGTGGAGGGAGTAAAGCTGGAGTTCTGACAGACATATCTCAAATTCCCAGTCTCTGCCTCTCATTAGACATGCCAATCATTAAGTAACATGCCTCTGAAAGGCCGGTCATGCTAACATTATCTCAGCTATGGTTGTCAGTCAGAGTCTAGACAGAGCAAATACTTAAGCAGACAGTGATTGAGGTTCTCCAGAGAGTTTGAAAGAAGTTAGAGCCCAAAAGAATGACAGGTCTTTTCATTACAAAGGCTCATAAAACAAGAAGCATTTGGATGTTTGATACGCTCTATAGATATGTATCTGTtgatatgtatgtatttactgttttgtttattgtctattttaatTTTGAACTCAATGCCTTGtcaacatgctgctgtaacacaacTATTTCCcaaatttgggatcaataaaggaaATCTAATTGTATCTAATCTaattttaaaaagctctttgttcTTCTTACTGCCTTCTGTTGCCTTTGgatatattgtttttcttttttcattttgccacgacaaaggaaaatacaaaatcaatgaaTCGGGGAATCTATACTGTACAGCCCCTTGTTCAAACAGCTTGTAGAGAGCAGCTATTGAGATGAGTGCTGGAAGAAAGACAAATAGGTCCACCGGGGTTTTTCGATGAGCAATGTAACTAAGACTCTCATATCCTTGTGTCctgtgagttttatttattaattctcagggaaaaaaatgtgatggAGGGAAGGGCAGCAGAAGATGTGATGTGAGGTTATTATTTCCCCGGTACACTTCTTAATAATCGCTTTTAAGCATTTGAATTTATATTCTCTCAAATGAAAGCTGACTTTAGTTTGCTGTTTCTTAGAAAACTTCCACGCCTTctgagtgagaaaaaaaaaaacatgtttacaccAATTGGATGCAAGATTGCTTAATGATGCTCTCTCCCCTTTAGTCTTTGGACtagaaaaacatgttgattGCACACTAATGTCAAAAGATCCATGCTTCCTTTCTGAGTAATCAACCGCTTTCACCAATTTTGCCTCAGAAAACAAGCCCCCGTTTCTGCCTAGCTGGACAATTGCGTCCACAGCTGGCTTCCCTCCACCTGACATCCTGGCCTCTACCCAACCTAATACAGACACTGGGTTTGGCCGGCCAGCATAAACAGGctaaaaagttacaaaaatgttgattttgatCAAACGGAGATTTGGAGGACTTGGCAAAATTTGATTCCTGTTGGTCAGTAGTGAACAAGCGAGCcagagtttttttgtttataagtGGTTAAGCCATAAATAAGTCATAAATACAGGAAGTGCCTCAAGCACTGTGATCAGACGACTTAGATGAGGAGCCCTGCTTACATTGCATGCAGCCTTCCTCTTCCTGGTCCATTGTTCTTCTTCCATCGTCCTTGAAAATAACACATCTCTATTTACTATTGTGTTGTATAATCAGCCCCCAGGGGTCATTCATTAAATGCGAACAAGCAGGTCTTAACATGCAAAATTTGAAACCCCATTAAAGCACATCGGGTGCTGACCATGTGAAcgaagtaaaataaacaatgtaaataaCAGTTAAAAGAACGTACACTCTTTACCATCATATTCTTGTTTTGCTCGTGTTCATTTCCTgaaccttttgtttttcttggtgCAATACATATACTGTTTTCCTTAACAGGATCCTTGCTCAATTGTTTTACCTTGTCTATTTCCACTTCCAGTCTCATCCGTCAGCACTATTCCTGTGACAGCTCTGTCTCCATTAGTTATTGTTTCCTATAAACACTGTTGTTTCTGTTGCTGAGGTCCTCGAAAGGGTGACCAGAGGTATTTGACTCCTAATTAAGACCACCGTAATGTGGGCGACAGGGTTGTTACGGCATGCAATTTACTGTTCTGCTTTGCTCACATTTCAAAGAATAATAACATAATTATTTATAAATTCAAGAAATTAGAAGCAATCAATTGATCTGAACACCAAGTAGCCATGCATAAAGCTCCTTACTATTGTTACTGATGGATATTGAAATAATCAATGGTGCAAAGTAACTATTTTTgaaatacttgtactttacttgagtatttcaatattttcctACTTCTATTGTATTCCACTACCATTCAAAGGTAAATAATGTACTTTGAATGCTggacttgtaacagagtattcctacactctgctacttctacttttacacaagtacaagatctgagaacttcttcttcttcccaaGGCCAagaatcaaccaatcaatcaactGTACTTGTACATGTACCAACTagtgtgtgaaataaaatgtttcaatcAATTAATTTGGAAAAGAATATAATTAAGACTGGAAACCCGACTGCTGCAGCAACCTAAAAACGTtgatgttatttaaataaatacaaatgtggcCACACTATGATCACAAATAAGGAAATAAGCTGGTAAAACTTACATCAGTTTCAAAATGCATTCCCTGTGGAAAATCAGTAGGATAGAAAAGTAATTTCCTCAATGTCATCTGTACAGAGGACTTACTGGCCAGGGTTTCCTCAAAGTGAAATCTGTTCTGCACCGCCACAATTAAAGCCTGCTGTCAGAGAGTGGGGCAAGATGGGATAATGTTTGAATACAGTCACGGCGCACACTGCTGAACAATCCTTCCTCAGAAGTTTTGCTGGCAATAAGGTGATAAAAGTAgttgttataaaaataaatgctacGGAAAGAGAAAGTCAACAGTCACATACTTCATTTCACACCTCCACAAATCAATCCATCTTATGTGAGAAGTGGATGGTAATATGGaattgtcagtgtgtgtgtgtgtgtgtgtgtgtgtgtgtgtgtgtgtgtgtgtgtgtgtgtgtgtgtgtgtgtgtgtgtgtgtgtgtgtgtgtgtgtgtgtgtgtgtgtgtgacgtgtaGAGggattaaatgacattttttctgtGGCAATTTCTATATCCCCCCCTATATATCCCCCTATCAATCCATTTTTTCATCCAACCCATCAAACAATTGTGTATTTCTGGCTCCTCTGCAACTTCACTTTTGGAATTTTCTGCACGCCTCTATTCTCAAAGAAGTGGAAAGGTCACACCGAGCTCTTGATAATGAAATGCGCTTTGATGTGCCGTAGGATCACAGGATGAAGGATGATAAGCTCGCTGTGCATAAGTCCGAAACCAGGTGGGAATCAAAGGCAGAGGCAGCCAGGTGAGATGAGAGGCTGCTGGACACGTTATGTAATCCTTCATCCAGCCTCTGTATGTCATTAAACCTGCGTatacaaaacatacacaatAATGGGTTACAgctttcatcaaaaatgtaaGGATTAAACAATGTAATTACGTTCTTATGCTAAAATTGTTTCAAGAAGCTAAACCTTACATAAATATATCAGGCTCAAGGTATatactttaacacacacaaaaagcttTAGCTTTATTACTTAAACAGgctatgctttttgggggggtttactctttcctgtagtgtgtgatacagatttgtgtgcatgtaaagggtctgcaaaggctaaaatctcaaagtgaGGGAGTTTCTCGCCCACACATTCCACCTTTGGTTACCTCC
Above is a genomic segment from Eleginops maclovinus isolate JMC-PN-2008 ecotype Puerto Natales chromosome 2, JC_Emac_rtc_rv5, whole genome shotgun sequence containing:
- the avpr1aa gene encoding arginine vasopressin receptor 1Aa; amino-acid sequence: MHTPDYALLLSEGNQSMVFNTGGDLTMEKPGNNTVHTNGSDPYARNEEVAQIEIMVLSITFVVAVVGNVSVLLAMFNTKKKMSRMHLFIKHLSLADLVVAFFQVLPQLCWKITFRFYGPDFLCRIVKHLQVMGMFASTYMMVMMTLDRYIAICHPLKTLQQPTQRSYIMIVSTWMCSLVFSTPQYFIFSLSQIHNDSKIQDCWGHFIEPWGTKAYITWITVGIFLIPVVILIMCYGFICHSIWKNIKYKKRKTISGAASKNGLIVKNSVSSVTTISRAKLRTVKMTLVIVLAYIVCWAPFFIVQMWSVWDENFQWADSENTAVTLSALLASLNSCCNPWIYMIFSGHLLQDFVHCFSCFQRMNTDFKKEDSDSSIRRTTLLTRMTNRSPTGSQNNSREMDFSPKSSIQAE